A genome region from Gigantopelta aegis isolate Gae_Host chromosome 3, Gae_host_genome, whole genome shotgun sequence includes the following:
- the LOC121389821 gene encoding uncharacterized protein LOC121389821, translating into MNNVPYSVVVQCLLFSILWTAAQALTCTNSYERNLFSADRYCFNGCCTNRCCSSGWSDTYTSFSKTIYLSGWAIGGIVVGIIVVVIIVILIGVCCANKSRAGRVIHHGVQPNVSVITTSQQQQQPQQSGYGVQYPLQAYPPPGPGMSSGYPAYPDTKGPPPQY; encoded by the exons ATGAACAACGTCCCCTActcggtggttgtccagtgtttgttattttccaTTTTGTGGACCG ctgCTCAAGCCCTTACCTGTACCAACAGTTATGAAAGAAACCTGTTTTCGGCAGATCGTTACTGCTTTAACGGATGTTGCACAAACAGATGTTGTAGCAGCGGATGGTCAGACACGTACACTTCATTTTCCAAAACCATCTATTTGAG tgGATGGGCAATCGGTGGTATCGTTGTTGGCATTATCGTTGTGGTGATTATTGTGATACTCATCGGGGTGTGCTGTGCTAATAAGAGCCGTGCTGGTCGTGTGATTCATCATGGCGTTCAGCCAAACGTCAGCGTAATCACCACAA gtcaacaacaacagcaaccaCAGCAAAGTGGCTACGGGGTACAGTACCCGCTTCAGGCTTACCCTCCTCCAGGTCCAGGCATGAGTTCTGGGTACCCAGCATATCCGGACACGAAAGGGCCACCTCCACAGTATTAA